The proteins below come from a single Malus sylvestris chromosome 3, drMalSylv7.2, whole genome shotgun sequence genomic window:
- the LOC126615069 gene encoding uncharacterized protein LOC126615069 isoform X1, translated as MESDVPLIEIAGEDDSLLQLTHGDTVSSSSTSKISKDDAFFFCSPLQTRRSKPLEGVVVSENSKKPSSTLCRENANANKENTVANKLEEQKLSLLPQQMKRKKKGGGYNLRKSLAWDRAFFTDEGVLNSEELSMISGNANSNGLLSVIEEDTNSITDSADLHVIEENLFKVLPESPSNKKDRTVGGSPLPKHDSSAKDKVAPGSAAKRKVLSARDINRSGSKRSGCPRPVASSSVKRPANVNTMKSPIKEPKVSKIPVPRPDSCLLSRTSKNVTVGANDLKRNQIAHPAVKLNNTKSGPNNVKVTPNGNFLTSKSSVRQARRNVASLVKGSPTKISCPPTFEANKGLEGISKQAVPSNGHAAYGLGDRSRKTAVPHMIPKQALPSNAHASCGRNDRSRKPAVPEVNSKQALPSTKHASYCCDDRSRKTVVPLPLSGVVHPRPPTSKPSGLRMPSPSLGFFHQPKPSSLPSPLKTSSQSCVIPNLRQAGPVDPIHEFQLPSSVGEKQNVTMDGTITGYNDVTITGKNDVHCSSLDCSVLSIVNPATKRIVESFSLVTDMQKADLKVRSSSSNCDMTDNKQKFDRIPVHEDQISMGQAEPYITEKVVHMEEVEFQRNDDKLLSQRGTCEQLDEDDNSMNVAFVLPPKIKDTDNSQITSHLSSTVKFPGVFGRVITDHQLLEDKPIVSPQKNCCVFSKSKSEDASSVNSTSVSYVDQSSGDRDNKLHGEQGDLSKPLTCEGDQMVWENSGSFTKECQTSEEMQTYSCVKVADVSPKVQNSSATDSDALCDSGFGDRSNNGGTFDKMSENPQEEDAQMLTLSGRLTDEMDDADRRTSASDNCQLVKTDCGNKKPEQLDLSNSCYTGEQVFQENILRLDDYVLDGFSTIPEESRQKIALQCVDLKETHGTGACRNESEVSKTLSLMPLAMPDCRSNGAAIVESQDNFASVLEDKAMVESYNLDSMNDSQLNCQDCCLELESVDEVQAIGEVTAMNASFLKSGDFTSQLNLKVLFQDTSVEPNNLMGDKINFSGEEISVMSARCLNAEDRILNQSPEVHVSSLEGRESFEEPLTDNTGNCADISSKVNDLGGSGSQSSHGLSKHKILDEENKQVDEGSDIIKELALGDLREHTSVSNYACSAVVNNVYEELAGCPELHHPNIDVIRVSQDINPGSCLNGTLLANNSSCKDFVETVPEVVFNDYNACGSETKSSKVGPAMHDCTPDLEEKADYLQMEVAEGFSHDYKLSNQAASLEADSCATATTGETSVSTLALNAWGGELCSSVISDRTSSSGSILQDNEVNALKGNLAEESEIDFNNHTFNSELQHELEDSLHPAEDKEATNELKKSGSDRKPEGLVIKPPSDAVPFSDEWLAALEAAGEEILTKKSGAVQNSPPNKSQPQLGPWSPVKRKANQVIGPFDCTKHTNNVPSTSQ; from the exons atggagtccGACGTCCCACTCATCGAAATCGCAGGAGAAGACGACTCGCTGCTTCAATTGACCCACGGTGACACCGTTTCAAGCAGCAGCACTAGCAAAATCTCCAAAGACGACGCCTTTTTCTTCTGCTCGCCTCTCCAAACCCGCAGATCCAAGCCACTCG AAGGTGTGGTGGTGAGTGAGAATTCCAAAAAGCCGAGTTCTACGCTTTGTAGAGAGAATGCGAATGCAAATAAAGAGAATACGGTTGCAAATAAATTAGAAGAGCAAAAACTCAGCCTCCTGCCGCAGcaaatgaagaggaagaagaaaggggGTGGATACAATTTGCGCAAAAGCCTTGCTTGGGATCGAGCCTTCTTTACCGATGAAG GTGTACTAAATTCCGAGGAACTATCCATGATTAGCGGGAATGCAAATTCTAATGGGTTGTTGTCAGTTATTGAGGAAGACACAAATAGCATTACTGATTCAGCAGATCTACATGTTATTGAAGAAAATTTATTCAAGGTTTTGCCGGAAAGTCCTTCAAATAAGAAGGATAGGACTGTTGGTGGCAGTCCATTACCAAAGCATGACTCGTCAGCTAAAGATAAAGTAGCACCAGGTTCCGCG GCCAAGCGGAAGGTGCTTTCAGCCCGGGATATTAATAGAAGTGGCTCAAAACGCAGTGGTTGCCCTCGACCTGTGGCCTCTTCTTC TGTTAAAAGGCCTGCGAATGTGAATACCATGAAATCACCAATTAAAGAACCAAAAGTTTCTAAAATACCGGTTCCAAGACCAGATTCCTGTCTGCTTTCTAGGACTTCCAAGAATGTTACAGTTGGTGCAAATGATTTAAAGCGGAATCAGATTGCTCATCCTG CAGTGAAATTGAACAACACCAAAAGTGGGCCAAATAATGTGAAAGTCACTCCTAATGGAAATTTTTTAACTTCCAAAAGTTCTGTTCGACAAGCCAGAAGGAATGTG GCCAGCTTGGTGAAGGGTTCTCCAACCAAAATATCCTGTCCACCGACTTTTGAAGCAAATAAGGGCTTAGAGGGGATATCAAAACAAGCAGTTCCTTCAAATGGTCATGCAGCATATGGCCTTGGTGACAGATCCAGAAAAACTGCAGTTCCACATATGATTCCAAAGCAAGCCCTTCCTTCTAACGCTCATGCATCATGTGGCCGTaatgatagatccagaaaaccTGCAGTTCCTGAGGTGAACTCAAAACAAGCACTTCCTTCGACCAAGCATGCATCATATTGCTGTGATGACAGATCCAGAAAAACTGTAGTTCCTCTCCCTCTTTCTGGTGTGGTACATCCTCGACCCCCAACATCAAAGCCATCAGGTTTGCGGATGCCATCACCATCGCTGGGTTTCTTTCATCAG CCAAAACCTTCTTCTTTGCCTAGTCCTTTGAAGACAAGCTCTCAATCATGCGTTATTCCTAATTTGAGGCAAGCGGGCCCTGTAGATCCAATTCATGAATTTCAGCTGCCCTCTTCAGTTGGGGAAAAGCAAAATGTGACCATGGATGGCACAATAACGGGATATAATGATGTCACAATAACAGGAAAGAATGATGTCCATTGCTCAAGTTTGGATTGCTCCGTTTTATCTATTGTGAACCCTGCCACAAAGAGGATAGTGGAATCATTCTCGCTAGTAACAGATATGCAGAAGGCAGATCTGAAGGTTAGGTCTAGCTCAAGTAATTGTGATATGACAGATAATAAGCAGAAGTTCGATAGAATTCCTGTTCATGAAGACCAAATATCTATGGGACAAGCAGAACCATATATTACCGAAAAGGTTGTTCACATGGAAGAGGTAGAATTTCAGAGGAATGACGATAAACTTCTTTCACAGAGGGGAACCTGTGAACAGTTGGATGAAGATGATAATAGCATGAATGTTGCTTTTGTACTTCCTCCAAAAATTAAAGATACTGATAATTCGCAGATTACATCCCACCTTAGTTCCACGGTGAAATTTCCTGGTGTTTTTGGCAGAGTCATAACCGACCATCAACTTCTTGAAGACAAACCCATTGTTTCTCCCCAGAAGAATTGCTGTGTTTTTTCAAAGTCCAAGTCTGAAGATGCTAGTTCTGTCAATAGTACTTCAGTATCATACGTTGATCAGTCTAGCGGTGATCGTGACAATAAATTGCATGGGGAACAAGGTGATCTGTCTAAACCTTTGACCTGTGAAGGAGATCAAATGGTATGGGAAAATAGTGGTAGTTTCACCAAGGAATGTCAAACTTCTGAAGAGATGCAGACCTACAGTTGTGTGAAGGTTGCAGATGTCAGTCCAAAAGTCCAAAATTCTAGTGCAACCGACTCTGATGCTTTGTGTGACTCTGGATTTGGTGACCGCTCAAATAATGGTGGTacatttgacaaaatgagtGAGAACCCACAGGAGGAAGATGCACAAATGCTGACTCTAAGTGGAAGATTAacagatgaaatggatgacgcTGACCGGAGGACTTCTGCTTCAGATAATTGTCAATTGGTGAAAACTGATTGTGGAAACAAAAAGCCTGAACAGCTAGACCTTTCAAATTCCTGCTATACCGGAGAACAGGTTTTCCAGGAAAATATATTGCGCTTAGATGATTATGTATTGGATGGATTCAGTACTATCCCTGAAGAATCCCGGCAGAAAATTGCTCTTCAATGTGTTGATTTAAAAGAAACACACGGAACTGGTGCCTGCAGAAATGAATCAGAAGTTTCTAAAACCCTTTCTCTAATGCCACTTGCTATGCCAGATTGCAGGTCCAATGGGGCAGCAATAGTGGAGTCCCAGGACAATTTTGCTTCAGTGTTGGAAGACAAAGCAATGGTTGAGAGTTACAACCTTGACTCTATGAATGACTCTCAGCTTAATTGTCAAGATTGTTGTTTGGAGTTGGAGAGTGTGGATGAAGTTCAAGCCATAGGTGAAGTGACTGCTATGAATGCCAGTTTCTTGAAAAGTGGAGATTTCACGTCCCAGCTAAACCTGAAAGTGCTATTTCAAGATACTTCAGTAGAGCCGAATAATTTGATGGGTGATAAAATCAATTTCAGTGGAGAGGAAATTAGTGTGATGAGTGCACGTTGCTTAAATGCAGAAGATAGAATACTGAATCAGAGTCCAGAGGTTCATGTGAGTTCACTTGAAGGTAGAGAATCTTTTGAAGAGCCCCTTACAGATAACACTGGGAATTGTGCAGATATCAGCTCAAAAGTGAACGATTTAGGTGGAAGTGGGTCTCAAAGTTCCCATGGTTTATCTAAGCATAAAATCttggatgaagaaaataaacaagTTGATGAAGGTAGTGACATAATTAAGGAACTAGCTCTTGGAGATCTGCGAGAACATACCTCAGTCTCAAACTATGCATGCTCAGCAGTTGTTAATAATGTATATGAAGAACTAGCTGGATGTCCTGAGCTTCATCATCCAAATATTGATGTTATACGAGTGTCCCAGGATATTAACCCTGGGTCTTGTTTGAATGGTACTTTGCTTGCAAACAACAGTTCCTGTAAGGATTTTGTGGAAACTGTACCCGAGGTTGTTTTTAATGACTATAATGCTTGTGGAAGTGAAacaaagagttccaaagtaggACCAGCAATGCATGACTGCACACCTGATTTGGAAGAAAAGGCTGACTACTTACAGATGGAAGTTGCAGAGGGTTTCAGTCATGACTATAAGCTAAGCAACCAAGCTGCTTCTCTGGAGGCTGATTCGTGTGCAACAGCCACCACTGGAGAAACTTCAGTGTCAACTTTGGCATTAAATGCCTGGGGAGGAGAATTATGCTCATCTGTCATTTCTGATCGAACATCATCAAGTGGAAGTATTCTGCAGGATAATGAAGTTAATGCACTGAAAGGCAATTTAGCAGAGGAATCCGAAATTGATTTCAATAATCATACTTTTAACAGTGAACTGCAGCATGAATTAGAAGATTCCTTGCACCCCGCAGAAGATAAGGAGGCAACAAACGAGCT TAAGAAATCTGGGAGTGATAGGAAGCCAGAGGGCCTTGTAATAAAGCCTCCATCAGATGCTGTTCCATTCTCTGACGAATGGTTAGCTGCACTTGAAGCAGCCGGAGAG GAaattttgacaaagaaaagtgGCGCTGTACAAAATTCACCCCCCAACAAATCTCAACCTCAACTGGGTCCATGGTCTCCG GTGAAGCGAAAAGCTAATCAAGTAATCGGACCATTCGATTGTACAAAACATACCAACAACGTCCCCTCTACTTCTCAATAA
- the LOC126615069 gene encoding uncharacterized protein LOC126615069 isoform X2: MESDVPLIEIAGEDDSLLQLTHGDTVSSSSTSKISKDDAFFFCSPLQTRRSKPLEGVVVSENSKKPSSTLCRENANANKENTVANKLEEQKLSLLPQQMKRKKKGGGYNLRKSLAWDRAFFTDEGVLNSEELSMISGNANSNGLLSVIEEDTNSITDSADLHVIEENLFKVLPESPSNKKDRTVGGSPLPKHDSSAKDKVAPGSAAKRKVLSARDINRSGSKRSGCPRPVASSSVKRPANVNTMKSPIKEPKVSKIPVPRPDSCLLSRTSKNVTVGANDLKRNQIAHPVKLNNTKSGPNNVKVTPNGNFLTSKSSVRQARRNVASLVKGSPTKISCPPTFEANKGLEGISKQAVPSNGHAAYGLGDRSRKTAVPHMIPKQALPSNAHASCGRNDRSRKPAVPEVNSKQALPSTKHASYCCDDRSRKTVVPLPLSGVVHPRPPTSKPSGLRMPSPSLGFFHQPKPSSLPSPLKTSSQSCVIPNLRQAGPVDPIHEFQLPSSVGEKQNVTMDGTITGYNDVTITGKNDVHCSSLDCSVLSIVNPATKRIVESFSLVTDMQKADLKVRSSSSNCDMTDNKQKFDRIPVHEDQISMGQAEPYITEKVVHMEEVEFQRNDDKLLSQRGTCEQLDEDDNSMNVAFVLPPKIKDTDNSQITSHLSSTVKFPGVFGRVITDHQLLEDKPIVSPQKNCCVFSKSKSEDASSVNSTSVSYVDQSSGDRDNKLHGEQGDLSKPLTCEGDQMVWENSGSFTKECQTSEEMQTYSCVKVADVSPKVQNSSATDSDALCDSGFGDRSNNGGTFDKMSENPQEEDAQMLTLSGRLTDEMDDADRRTSASDNCQLVKTDCGNKKPEQLDLSNSCYTGEQVFQENILRLDDYVLDGFSTIPEESRQKIALQCVDLKETHGTGACRNESEVSKTLSLMPLAMPDCRSNGAAIVESQDNFASVLEDKAMVESYNLDSMNDSQLNCQDCCLELESVDEVQAIGEVTAMNASFLKSGDFTSQLNLKVLFQDTSVEPNNLMGDKINFSGEEISVMSARCLNAEDRILNQSPEVHVSSLEGRESFEEPLTDNTGNCADISSKVNDLGGSGSQSSHGLSKHKILDEENKQVDEGSDIIKELALGDLREHTSVSNYACSAVVNNVYEELAGCPELHHPNIDVIRVSQDINPGSCLNGTLLANNSSCKDFVETVPEVVFNDYNACGSETKSSKVGPAMHDCTPDLEEKADYLQMEVAEGFSHDYKLSNQAASLEADSCATATTGETSVSTLALNAWGGELCSSVISDRTSSSGSILQDNEVNALKGNLAEESEIDFNNHTFNSELQHELEDSLHPAEDKEATNELKKSGSDRKPEGLVIKPPSDAVPFSDEWLAALEAAGEEILTKKSGAVQNSPPNKSQPQLGPWSPVKRKANQVIGPFDCTKHTNNVPSTSQ; encoded by the exons atggagtccGACGTCCCACTCATCGAAATCGCAGGAGAAGACGACTCGCTGCTTCAATTGACCCACGGTGACACCGTTTCAAGCAGCAGCACTAGCAAAATCTCCAAAGACGACGCCTTTTTCTTCTGCTCGCCTCTCCAAACCCGCAGATCCAAGCCACTCG AAGGTGTGGTGGTGAGTGAGAATTCCAAAAAGCCGAGTTCTACGCTTTGTAGAGAGAATGCGAATGCAAATAAAGAGAATACGGTTGCAAATAAATTAGAAGAGCAAAAACTCAGCCTCCTGCCGCAGcaaatgaagaggaagaagaaaggggGTGGATACAATTTGCGCAAAAGCCTTGCTTGGGATCGAGCCTTCTTTACCGATGAAG GTGTACTAAATTCCGAGGAACTATCCATGATTAGCGGGAATGCAAATTCTAATGGGTTGTTGTCAGTTATTGAGGAAGACACAAATAGCATTACTGATTCAGCAGATCTACATGTTATTGAAGAAAATTTATTCAAGGTTTTGCCGGAAAGTCCTTCAAATAAGAAGGATAGGACTGTTGGTGGCAGTCCATTACCAAAGCATGACTCGTCAGCTAAAGATAAAGTAGCACCAGGTTCCGCG GCCAAGCGGAAGGTGCTTTCAGCCCGGGATATTAATAGAAGTGGCTCAAAACGCAGTGGTTGCCCTCGACCTGTGGCCTCTTCTTC TGTTAAAAGGCCTGCGAATGTGAATACCATGAAATCACCAATTAAAGAACCAAAAGTTTCTAAAATACCGGTTCCAAGACCAGATTCCTGTCTGCTTTCTAGGACTTCCAAGAATGTTACAGTTGGTGCAAATGATTTAAAGCGGAATCAGATTGCTCATCCTG TGAAATTGAACAACACCAAAAGTGGGCCAAATAATGTGAAAGTCACTCCTAATGGAAATTTTTTAACTTCCAAAAGTTCTGTTCGACAAGCCAGAAGGAATGTG GCCAGCTTGGTGAAGGGTTCTCCAACCAAAATATCCTGTCCACCGACTTTTGAAGCAAATAAGGGCTTAGAGGGGATATCAAAACAAGCAGTTCCTTCAAATGGTCATGCAGCATATGGCCTTGGTGACAGATCCAGAAAAACTGCAGTTCCACATATGATTCCAAAGCAAGCCCTTCCTTCTAACGCTCATGCATCATGTGGCCGTaatgatagatccagaaaaccTGCAGTTCCTGAGGTGAACTCAAAACAAGCACTTCCTTCGACCAAGCATGCATCATATTGCTGTGATGACAGATCCAGAAAAACTGTAGTTCCTCTCCCTCTTTCTGGTGTGGTACATCCTCGACCCCCAACATCAAAGCCATCAGGTTTGCGGATGCCATCACCATCGCTGGGTTTCTTTCATCAG CCAAAACCTTCTTCTTTGCCTAGTCCTTTGAAGACAAGCTCTCAATCATGCGTTATTCCTAATTTGAGGCAAGCGGGCCCTGTAGATCCAATTCATGAATTTCAGCTGCCCTCTTCAGTTGGGGAAAAGCAAAATGTGACCATGGATGGCACAATAACGGGATATAATGATGTCACAATAACAGGAAAGAATGATGTCCATTGCTCAAGTTTGGATTGCTCCGTTTTATCTATTGTGAACCCTGCCACAAAGAGGATAGTGGAATCATTCTCGCTAGTAACAGATATGCAGAAGGCAGATCTGAAGGTTAGGTCTAGCTCAAGTAATTGTGATATGACAGATAATAAGCAGAAGTTCGATAGAATTCCTGTTCATGAAGACCAAATATCTATGGGACAAGCAGAACCATATATTACCGAAAAGGTTGTTCACATGGAAGAGGTAGAATTTCAGAGGAATGACGATAAACTTCTTTCACAGAGGGGAACCTGTGAACAGTTGGATGAAGATGATAATAGCATGAATGTTGCTTTTGTACTTCCTCCAAAAATTAAAGATACTGATAATTCGCAGATTACATCCCACCTTAGTTCCACGGTGAAATTTCCTGGTGTTTTTGGCAGAGTCATAACCGACCATCAACTTCTTGAAGACAAACCCATTGTTTCTCCCCAGAAGAATTGCTGTGTTTTTTCAAAGTCCAAGTCTGAAGATGCTAGTTCTGTCAATAGTACTTCAGTATCATACGTTGATCAGTCTAGCGGTGATCGTGACAATAAATTGCATGGGGAACAAGGTGATCTGTCTAAACCTTTGACCTGTGAAGGAGATCAAATGGTATGGGAAAATAGTGGTAGTTTCACCAAGGAATGTCAAACTTCTGAAGAGATGCAGACCTACAGTTGTGTGAAGGTTGCAGATGTCAGTCCAAAAGTCCAAAATTCTAGTGCAACCGACTCTGATGCTTTGTGTGACTCTGGATTTGGTGACCGCTCAAATAATGGTGGTacatttgacaaaatgagtGAGAACCCACAGGAGGAAGATGCACAAATGCTGACTCTAAGTGGAAGATTAacagatgaaatggatgacgcTGACCGGAGGACTTCTGCTTCAGATAATTGTCAATTGGTGAAAACTGATTGTGGAAACAAAAAGCCTGAACAGCTAGACCTTTCAAATTCCTGCTATACCGGAGAACAGGTTTTCCAGGAAAATATATTGCGCTTAGATGATTATGTATTGGATGGATTCAGTACTATCCCTGAAGAATCCCGGCAGAAAATTGCTCTTCAATGTGTTGATTTAAAAGAAACACACGGAACTGGTGCCTGCAGAAATGAATCAGAAGTTTCTAAAACCCTTTCTCTAATGCCACTTGCTATGCCAGATTGCAGGTCCAATGGGGCAGCAATAGTGGAGTCCCAGGACAATTTTGCTTCAGTGTTGGAAGACAAAGCAATGGTTGAGAGTTACAACCTTGACTCTATGAATGACTCTCAGCTTAATTGTCAAGATTGTTGTTTGGAGTTGGAGAGTGTGGATGAAGTTCAAGCCATAGGTGAAGTGACTGCTATGAATGCCAGTTTCTTGAAAAGTGGAGATTTCACGTCCCAGCTAAACCTGAAAGTGCTATTTCAAGATACTTCAGTAGAGCCGAATAATTTGATGGGTGATAAAATCAATTTCAGTGGAGAGGAAATTAGTGTGATGAGTGCACGTTGCTTAAATGCAGAAGATAGAATACTGAATCAGAGTCCAGAGGTTCATGTGAGTTCACTTGAAGGTAGAGAATCTTTTGAAGAGCCCCTTACAGATAACACTGGGAATTGTGCAGATATCAGCTCAAAAGTGAACGATTTAGGTGGAAGTGGGTCTCAAAGTTCCCATGGTTTATCTAAGCATAAAATCttggatgaagaaaataaacaagTTGATGAAGGTAGTGACATAATTAAGGAACTAGCTCTTGGAGATCTGCGAGAACATACCTCAGTCTCAAACTATGCATGCTCAGCAGTTGTTAATAATGTATATGAAGAACTAGCTGGATGTCCTGAGCTTCATCATCCAAATATTGATGTTATACGAGTGTCCCAGGATATTAACCCTGGGTCTTGTTTGAATGGTACTTTGCTTGCAAACAACAGTTCCTGTAAGGATTTTGTGGAAACTGTACCCGAGGTTGTTTTTAATGACTATAATGCTTGTGGAAGTGAAacaaagagttccaaagtaggACCAGCAATGCATGACTGCACACCTGATTTGGAAGAAAAGGCTGACTACTTACAGATGGAAGTTGCAGAGGGTTTCAGTCATGACTATAAGCTAAGCAACCAAGCTGCTTCTCTGGAGGCTGATTCGTGTGCAACAGCCACCACTGGAGAAACTTCAGTGTCAACTTTGGCATTAAATGCCTGGGGAGGAGAATTATGCTCATCTGTCATTTCTGATCGAACATCATCAAGTGGAAGTATTCTGCAGGATAATGAAGTTAATGCACTGAAAGGCAATTTAGCAGAGGAATCCGAAATTGATTTCAATAATCATACTTTTAACAGTGAACTGCAGCATGAATTAGAAGATTCCTTGCACCCCGCAGAAGATAAGGAGGCAACAAACGAGCT TAAGAAATCTGGGAGTGATAGGAAGCCAGAGGGCCTTGTAATAAAGCCTCCATCAGATGCTGTTCCATTCTCTGACGAATGGTTAGCTGCACTTGAAGCAGCCGGAGAG GAaattttgacaaagaaaagtgGCGCTGTACAAAATTCACCCCCCAACAAATCTCAACCTCAACTGGGTCCATGGTCTCCG GTGAAGCGAAAAGCTAATCAAGTAATCGGACCATTCGATTGTACAAAACATACCAACAACGTCCCCTCTACTTCTCAATAA